A single genomic interval of Brevibacillus brevis harbors:
- a CDS encoding MFS transporter — translation MLDNIGSHSYFFSIIARLAITAHVASLTSPFPSRKVEKVNNPLEQIFVRKEVDVVNKKHLALLFFIAFFIMLGFGIIIPILPFFAEKLGATSFQIGVLFASYNIMQLVFAPIWGALSDRIGRKPLISFGLFGFSITFILFGLADSYTEMLLYRILGGIVSAAALPTVTAMVADLFPSEERAKGMGVIGAGIGLSFVFGPVIGGLLSEFGFAVPFYASGIVALLTFFLILFALPESLPKEKRANLQKEQQQNPLVSLFGSMSLLYGILFTVSFAFSGLETTFALYISDLYGFTSKDLGYMFLVMGLIAAAVQGGLIGRMVKQLGEASVLVIGMILYGIGFFAIPLSGNFWVLALILSLFGAGQGMIRATATAMITQRTTQGQGVTSGAISSMDSLGRILGPLAGGAVYQVSHSGPFFLGGVLMVLLLLWFVSSYRRLPEPSTQAQS, via the coding sequence ATACTTGACAATATAGGTAGCCATTCTTATTTCTTTTCTATTATAGCACGTCTCGCTATAACTGCCCACGTTGCTAGCTTGACTTCGCCTTTTCCTTCACGTAAGGTGGAAAAAGTAAACAATCCGCTTGAACAGATTTTTGTGCGAAAAGAGGTAGACGTAGTGAATAAGAAGCACCTTGCCCTCTTGTTCTTTATTGCTTTTTTCATCATGCTCGGTTTTGGCATCATTATCCCCATTCTTCCCTTTTTCGCGGAAAAATTGGGTGCGACTTCGTTTCAAATCGGCGTGCTTTTTGCCAGCTACAATATTATGCAGCTGGTGTTTGCACCGATTTGGGGAGCACTTTCAGACAGAATTGGTCGAAAGCCACTCATCTCATTCGGGCTGTTCGGCTTTTCCATCACCTTTATCCTGTTTGGACTAGCTGACAGTTATACAGAAATGCTCCTGTATCGCATTTTGGGTGGGATCGTCTCGGCTGCCGCATTGCCAACCGTAACCGCTATGGTGGCGGATCTCTTCCCTTCAGAGGAACGGGCAAAAGGGATGGGAGTCATTGGCGCCGGGATTGGACTTAGCTTTGTCTTCGGTCCGGTAATTGGTGGACTCCTCAGTGAATTCGGCTTTGCCGTTCCCTTCTACGCTTCGGGTATCGTGGCGTTGCTTACGTTTTTCCTGATCCTGTTTGCCTTGCCAGAGAGCTTGCCGAAAGAAAAACGGGCGAATCTGCAAAAAGAACAGCAACAAAATCCACTTGTCTCTTTGTTTGGTTCCATGTCCTTGCTGTACGGTATTTTGTTCACTGTCTCCTTTGCTTTTTCCGGACTGGAAACGACTTTTGCCCTGTACATAAGTGATTTGTACGGCTTTACCTCCAAAGACCTCGGCTATATGTTTCTCGTCATGGGCTTGATCGCTGCTGCGGTACAAGGCGGGCTCATCGGAAGAATGGTCAAGCAGCTAGGGGAAGCAAGTGTCCTCGTCATTGGGATGATTCTTTACGGTATTGGTTTTTTTGCCATTCCACTGTCGGGTAACTTTTGGGTGCTGGCGCTGATCCTCTCGTTATTCGGAGCGGGTCAAGGGATGATCAGAGCGACAGCTACAGCAATGATCACTCAACGAACCACGCAAGGCCAAGGCGTGACGAGTGGGGCAATTAGCTCGATGGACAGCCTTGGACGCATCTTGGGTCCATTAGCTGGTGGAGCGGTTTACCAAGTCTCGCACAGCGGTCCGTTCTTCCTCGGAGGAGTCTTGATGGTACTTCTCCTCCTCTGGTTCGTCAGCAGCTATCGTCGCCTGCCAGAACCAAGCACACAAGCGCAATCGTAA
- a CDS encoding amino acid ABC transporter permease, whose translation MSLSSFFENPERLNRWIDIAQSSFLPLLKGALLYSLTIAIASFFIGLIIAVLTALARLSGIKPLIAISRFYVSIIRGTPLLVQLFIIFYGLPSIGLMIDPIPSAIIGFSLSVGAYSSEVVRAAILSIHKGQWEAAYSLGMTYWQALRRVVLPQAARVSIPPLSNSFISLVKDTSLASVVLVPEMFRKAQEVVAATYEPLLVYAEAALIYWVICFVLSIIQDRIENKLDRYV comes from the coding sequence ATGTCTCTAAGTAGCTTCTTTGAAAACCCAGAACGCCTGAACCGATGGATCGATATCGCGCAAAGCTCCTTTCTTCCTCTGTTGAAAGGAGCCTTGCTCTATTCTTTGACAATCGCCATCGCATCCTTTTTCATTGGTCTGATCATTGCGGTTCTCACTGCGCTGGCACGTCTATCCGGCATAAAGCCGCTGATTGCCATCTCGCGCTTTTATGTATCGATTATCCGCGGTACCCCTTTACTGGTCCAATTGTTCATTATTTTTTATGGCTTGCCGAGCATCGGCTTGATGATCGATCCGATACCGTCGGCAATCATCGGCTTCTCTCTCAGCGTCGGTGCCTACTCCTCTGAGGTGGTACGTGCCGCTATCTTGTCCATTCACAAAGGGCAATGGGAAGCAGCCTACTCACTGGGGATGACCTACTGGCAAGCACTGCGCAGAGTCGTGCTCCCACAGGCAGCTCGTGTCTCCATTCCTCCTTTGTCCAACTCGTTTATTAGTTTGGTCAAGGATACTTCCCTGGCTTCGGTCGTTCTGGTACCAGAGATGTTTCGCAAAGCCCAAGAAGTCGTCGCTGCTACATATGAGCCGCTGCTGGTCTATGCGGAAGCGGCCCTTATTTACTGGGTGATTTGCTTCGTACTCTCCATTATTCAGGATCGCATCGAAAACAAGCTGGACCGCTATGTCTAA
- a CDS encoding amino acid ABC transporter substrate-binding protein: MKKVILSTLLSCLLLGMVGCSTSGSPSQPNHTTPPADQAASQNLLEKVKAEKKLVIGTEGTYSPFTYHDQSGKLTGYDVEVVTEVAKRLGVEPVFQETQWDAMFAGLDSKRFDVIANQVGIRPDRQEKYDFSKPYTISRAVLVTHKDNNTVKDFKDIKGLKAGQSMTSNYADLARANEAEIVGVDNFNQAIDLIAQKRVDVVLNDNLSVLDFLKQKPDTPIKVVAKNADGQPTAFMFRKGSTELTDAINKVLDEMQQDGTLSKISIKWFGEDITK; this comes from the coding sequence ATGAAAAAAGTCATTCTGTCTACCTTACTATCTTGTCTGCTACTGGGAATGGTTGGATGCAGCACTTCCGGTTCTCCTTCTCAGCCAAATCATACAACCCCGCCTGCTGATCAAGCAGCTTCGCAAAATTTGCTGGAAAAAGTGAAAGCCGAGAAGAAGCTCGTTATTGGTACGGAAGGTACATACTCTCCGTTTACGTACCATGATCAGTCGGGCAAATTGACCGGGTATGATGTGGAGGTTGTCACAGAAGTTGCCAAGCGACTCGGTGTAGAGCCTGTGTTCCAGGAAACCCAGTGGGATGCCATGTTTGCAGGACTCGACTCCAAGCGCTTTGACGTCATTGCCAATCAGGTAGGAATCCGTCCTGACCGTCAGGAAAAGTACGATTTCTCCAAGCCATATACGATTTCCCGTGCGGTTTTGGTCACGCACAAGGACAATAACACCGTCAAAGACTTCAAGGATATCAAAGGGTTAAAAGCCGGACAATCCATGACCAGTAACTACGCTGACCTCGCACGCGCCAATGAGGCGGAAATCGTCGGTGTAGACAACTTCAATCAGGCAATTGACTTGATCGCACAAAAACGAGTGGACGTTGTGCTTAACGATAATTTGTCGGTGCTTGATTTTCTGAAACAAAAGCCGGATACGCCAATCAAAGTCGTGGCAAAAAATGCAGATGGCCAACCAACCGCTTTCATGTTCCGTAAAGGAAGCACAGAACTGACCGACGCGATTAACAAGGTGCTCGATGAGATGCAGCAGGACGGCACCCTTTCCAAAATTTCCATCAAATGGTTCGGCGAGGATATCACGAAGTAA
- a CDS encoding ANT(4')-I family aminoglycoside nucleotidyltransferase, with protein sequence MNMNGPVQISRSERLQTCQEIAARLQEVYKEKVLAIGVYGSISRGTDGPYSDIEMFCVLEESGEEIEFSYEWSAGPWKAEVNVCSADVLLNIAATVEDDWPLTHGPFFSPLSLYDPKGFFETLKKAAESPSKEEFTEGINGILVGEMYEFIGKLRNVNLNGPHTYLPYLAMEFAQYGAMLIGLHNRQLYSTGAKVLPEALELPHRPAGFDQVARLVMTGDLTDPAKIVSACEAFWEGLQEWAAQHQYVIHSERIPF encoded by the coding sequence ATGAACATGAATGGACCTGTACAAATATCTCGAAGTGAACGATTGCAAACCTGCCAAGAAATTGCTGCGAGATTACAGGAAGTGTACAAAGAAAAGGTTCTGGCCATTGGGGTGTATGGTTCCATTTCTCGAGGGACAGACGGCCCTTACTCGGATATCGAGATGTTTTGTGTACTAGAAGAATCAGGGGAAGAAATAGAATTTAGCTACGAATGGTCAGCAGGACCTTGGAAGGCTGAAGTGAATGTGTGCAGTGCAGATGTTTTGCTGAACATTGCCGCTACGGTCGAGGATGATTGGCCGCTGACACATGGCCCCTTCTTTTCTCCGCTGAGTCTGTACGATCCGAAGGGCTTTTTTGAAACGCTCAAAAAAGCAGCAGAATCACCATCGAAGGAAGAGTTCACAGAGGGAATCAACGGTATTCTCGTAGGGGAAATGTACGAGTTTATAGGTAAGTTGCGAAACGTAAATCTAAACGGCCCGCATACCTATCTGCCCTACTTGGCTATGGAGTTTGCCCAATACGGTGCGATGTTGATCGGGCTGCATAACCGACAGCTTTACTCGACTGGGGCCAAGGTTTTGCCGGAAGCACTGGAGTTGCCGCATCGTCCGGCTGGATTCGATCAGGTAGCCAGATTGGTGATGACGGGAGATCTGACTGATCCAGCAAAAATCGTTAGCGCTTGCGAAGCATTCTGGGAGGGTCTTCAAGAGTGGGCTGCACAGCATCAGTATGTGATTCATTCAGAACGAATCCCTTTCTAA
- a CDS encoding stalk domain-containing protein: MKGKSILAVALTLQVLAAYPVQAAVSSTPQTTTAPILVNGEQSSLAKAPILVQQRTYVSAEDASRILEGTWKQDATNGEMKLAKGTLTFHLVTGKVALNGKWLLDGQGAIVRDKQVYLPLRWMAEQAGHQITWNAEKKAVEIVMAGEESAFTLVDADKLTEQERTFIDSVKEQQGIHKQGDLYVIARGASPNPGYGLQVTKVEQSWEQVFVYVKQTLPDPGKMYPQVISYPYLAAKVKLPPYTTIVFLDAETKKPLFATEGNGSR, encoded by the coding sequence ATGAAAGGCAAATCGATTTTGGCTGTTGCCCTGACACTGCAAGTGTTGGCGGCTTATCCTGTGCAGGCGGCAGTGTCTAGCACACCCCAAACAACGACTGCTCCGATACTGGTAAACGGAGAGCAATCTTCCTTGGCAAAAGCACCGATTCTCGTCCAGCAGCGTACGTATGTTTCCGCCGAGGATGCGAGCCGGATTTTAGAAGGCACTTGGAAACAAGATGCAACGAATGGAGAAATGAAGCTGGCAAAAGGTACGTTGACGTTCCACCTCGTTACAGGAAAAGTAGCGTTGAATGGCAAGTGGCTGCTAGATGGGCAAGGCGCAATCGTGCGTGACAAGCAAGTGTATCTGCCGTTGAGATGGATGGCAGAGCAGGCCGGACATCAAATCACGTGGAATGCCGAGAAAAAGGCGGTGGAAATTGTGATGGCTGGGGAAGAGAGTGCGTTTACGCTTGTCGACGCCGATAAGCTGACGGAACAGGAACGTACGTTTATTGACTCGGTAAAAGAACAGCAAGGCATTCACAAGCAGGGAGATCTTTACGTCATCGCACGCGGGGCCTCACCGAACCCTGGCTACGGACTGCAAGTAACCAAAGTCGAGCAGAGCTGGGAGCAGGTTTTTGTGTATGTCAAACAAACGCTGCCTGATCCAGGTAAAATGTACCCGCAAGTGATTTCCTATCCGTATTTGGCGGCAAAAGTGAAGCTGCCACCTTACACGACGATTGTCTTCCTGGATGCAGAGACGAAAAAGCCGCTATTTGCCACAGAAGGCAACGGCAGTCGATAA
- the abc-f gene encoding ribosomal protection-like ABC-F family protein → MIIVATQQLQKSYGADPVLQDITLEIKVGERVGIVGPNGAGKTTLFKLLAGIESPDSGELFRAKGTIWAYLPQTPQYPAEWTGADVVASAFADVIKLQEQMRELEQQMGLLYENEQELNRLMLRYQKLQDEFEQLDGYQWETKMTQVTQGLGVSSELLATPFAQLSGGEKTKAGLAKLLCQQSDVLLLDEPTNHLDVESMEWLEEFLKNYQGTILIISHDRYFLDAVVTSVYHVDGGEAEFYIGNYSAFVTEREERLLRQFAAYQEQQKQIKKMKETIKRLKEWGNRSNPPNEAFHRRAKSMEKALARIERIERPKMEADRMGLQFMKTDRSGQDVLKATGVQKTFGGKQLFADASFLLRYGERKALLGPNGCGKSTLIRMLLGELEPDAGTLKIGSSVKVGYLSQQALEGDQNQRLIDVFREVARVTEPEARHLLARFMFYGEQVFKRIGQLSGGERMRLRLAQMMHQEINLLILDEPTNHLDIEARETLEEALADFRGSLFIISHDRYFLQKMADGVFWVENKRLVHDVGSYEEAREKQKQRIAARASRPEDIERKQPAVKQVQETAVTNATAKRPNPYKLAELEQRIASLEGRKGELTSLLQSEGADYEQLVAWQQAIDQVQQEIEVTFSAWMELQEQ, encoded by the coding sequence ATGATTATTGTCGCGACACAGCAATTGCAGAAATCGTACGGAGCAGATCCGGTTTTACAAGATATTACATTGGAAATCAAAGTAGGAGAACGTGTCGGGATCGTCGGACCGAATGGAGCAGGCAAAACCACGTTGTTCAAGCTGCTGGCAGGCATTGAAAGCCCCGATTCTGGTGAGCTTTTTCGGGCAAAAGGAACGATATGGGCGTACCTGCCGCAAACTCCGCAGTATCCGGCTGAATGGACGGGGGCGGATGTCGTAGCCAGCGCGTTTGCCGATGTCATCAAGCTGCAAGAGCAGATGCGCGAGCTCGAGCAACAGATGGGATTGCTTTACGAGAATGAACAAGAGCTAAACCGCCTCATGCTGCGCTATCAAAAGCTGCAAGATGAATTTGAACAACTGGATGGCTATCAGTGGGAGACGAAAATGACCCAGGTGACACAGGGCTTGGGAGTTAGTTCAGAATTGTTAGCGACACCTTTTGCACAACTCAGCGGTGGGGAAAAGACAAAGGCTGGCCTTGCCAAGCTACTCTGCCAACAAAGCGATGTTCTACTTTTGGATGAGCCGACCAACCATCTGGATGTGGAGTCGATGGAGTGGCTGGAGGAGTTTTTAAAAAATTATCAGGGCACGATCCTGATCATCTCCCATGACCGTTATTTTTTGGATGCCGTCGTCACTTCTGTCTATCATGTGGACGGAGGAGAAGCCGAATTTTATATCGGCAATTACAGCGCGTTCGTTACGGAGCGTGAAGAGCGGTTGCTACGCCAGTTTGCCGCTTATCAGGAACAGCAAAAGCAAATCAAGAAAATGAAAGAGACAATCAAACGGCTCAAGGAGTGGGGCAATCGCTCCAATCCGCCGAACGAGGCTTTTCACCGAAGGGCAAAAAGCATGGAAAAAGCGCTGGCGCGAATTGAGCGGATCGAGCGACCGAAAATGGAAGCGGATCGCATGGGCTTGCAGTTTATGAAGACCGACCGAAGCGGGCAGGATGTGCTGAAAGCGACAGGGGTACAGAAAACATTTGGCGGAAAACAGTTGTTTGCGGACGCTAGCTTTTTATTGCGCTACGGGGAGCGAAAAGCGCTGCTTGGACCAAATGGCTGCGGTAAATCTACGCTGATTCGTATGCTGCTTGGTGAGTTAGAGCCAGACGCAGGTACGCTGAAAATTGGTAGCAGCGTAAAGGTAGGTTACTTGTCACAGCAGGCTTTGGAAGGGGATCAAAATCAGCGGCTGATTGACGTTTTCCGTGAAGTAGCCAGAGTGACGGAGCCAGAAGCACGACATTTGCTGGCACGGTTTATGTTTTACGGCGAACAAGTTTTCAAGCGGATCGGGCAGTTGAGCGGTGGAGAGCGGATGCGACTGCGCTTGGCCCAAATGATGCATCAAGAAATCAACCTGCTCATTCTGGACGAACCGACCAACCACCTGGATATTGAAGCGCGAGAAACATTGGAGGAAGCATTGGCGGATTTTCGCGGGTCGTTGTTCATCATCTCGCATGATCGCTATTTCCTGCAAAAGATGGCAGATGGTGTGTTTTGGGTAGAAAATAAGCGGTTGGTTCATGATGTGGGTTCCTATGAGGAAGCAAGGGAAAAGCAAAAACAGCGGATCGCTGCTCGTGCCAGTAGGCCGGAGGATATAGAGCGAAAGCAGCCAGCCGTCAAGCAGGTCCAAGAGACGGCCGTGACGAATGCGACAGCCAAACGTCCGAATCCATATAAGCTGGCAGAGCTTGAACAAAGAATAGCTTCATTAGAAGGAAGAAAAGGTGAACTGACGTCCTTGCTCCAGAGTGAAGGCGCCGATTACGAGCAGTTAGTGGCTTGGCAACAAGCGATCGATCAGGTTCAGCAGGAGATAGAGGTAACCTTTTCGGCTTGGATGGAGCTACAGGAACAATAA
- a CDS encoding amino acid ABC transporter substrate-binding protein has translation MKKLLFSLLASTLLVALAGCGSSPTGQPPQNSAAPAPTEEKTEPNLLEKVKADGKILIGTEGTYAPFTFHDQSGKLTGYDVEVVTEVAKRIGVAPVFQETQWDAMFAGLDSKRFDVVANQVGIRPDRQEKYDFSNPYTVSTAVLVTHKDNTTVKGFEDIKGLRAAQTLTSNLTDIAKKNGAEIVGVEGFNQAIDLLVSKRVDITINDGISLLDFMKQKPDVPIKIIAKDPNVAKNGFLFRKGSTELVDAFNKALDDMTKDGTLAKISEKWFGADVSK, from the coding sequence ATGAAAAAACTATTATTTTCCCTTCTCGCTTCCACTCTGTTAGTCGCATTGGCAGGTTGCGGGTCGTCTCCAACGGGACAACCACCGCAAAATAGTGCCGCTCCTGCCCCAACAGAAGAGAAAACAGAACCAAACTTGTTGGAAAAAGTAAAAGCTGACGGTAAAATTCTGATCGGAACGGAGGGCACATACGCGCCGTTTACGTTCCACGATCAGTCTGGCAAGCTGACGGGCTATGATGTTGAAGTCGTGACAGAGGTAGCGAAGCGCATCGGTGTTGCGCCTGTGTTTCAAGAAACACAATGGGATGCGATGTTCGCGGGTCTAGACTCCAAGCGCTTTGATGTGGTAGCGAATCAGGTAGGCATTCGCCCTGATCGTCAGGAAAAATACGACTTCTCCAATCCATATACCGTATCCACAGCGGTCCTCGTCACCCATAAAGACAACACGACCGTAAAAGGCTTCGAGGATATTAAAGGTCTGAGGGCAGCACAAACATTGACGAGCAACCTCACAGATATCGCAAAGAAAAACGGAGCGGAAATTGTCGGTGTGGAAGGCTTTAACCAAGCGATTGACCTGCTTGTTTCCAAGCGTGTAGACATTACGATCAACGATGGGATTTCCCTGTTGGACTTCATGAAGCAAAAGCCTGATGTTCCTATCAAAATAATCGCAAAAGATCCGAACGTAGCGAAAAACGGCTTCCTCTTCCGCAAGGGCAGCACAGAGCTGGTTGATGCATTCAACAAAGCACTGGATGACATGACGAAAGATGGTACCCTCGCAAAAATATCAGAGAAATGGTTTGGTGCAGATGTCTCTAAGTAG
- a CDS encoding AEC family transporter: MELQTLQQSILIMAVIIGIGSLIGYRQPLTADSRQLVITIIVNVAMPCIILDGIFQTTIDQQILYQIFAIFFISIILNCLGIFIGWLGARALPLPVKKRREIALLSGLGNTGFIGLPLCAALFGPKGALLAAIFDAGVDVVLWTVGVMMLQEKGSFSLKGLKTLINIPMIAIVFGLGSAIIGFVPPEPVKQLFGTLSKLASPLAMMYIGMLLPMFLRNKPQVSLKLLSMPLAFKLVVFPLMTAVLLSVFSIDSDIVSVSLVQVAMPTLTLASILFGRYAADEEMGAMTTVCSTLLALLSIPVVLVMGNWLLH; the protein is encoded by the coding sequence ATGGAACTACAAACGTTGCAGCAGTCCATCCTCATCATGGCCGTCATCATTGGGATCGGTAGCTTAATCGGCTACCGGCAACCCTTGACTGCGGACTCCCGCCAGCTCGTCATCACGATTATTGTAAACGTAGCCATGCCGTGCATTATTTTAGACGGGATCTTTCAGACAACCATTGATCAGCAAATTTTATACCAAATTTTTGCAATATTCTTCATTTCGATTATCCTGAACTGCCTGGGCATTTTTATCGGCTGGTTAGGTGCGCGTGCCCTGCCTCTTCCGGTGAAAAAACGTCGGGAAATCGCGCTTTTGTCCGGCTTGGGGAATACAGGCTTCATCGGTTTGCCGCTTTGTGCCGCCTTGTTTGGGCCAAAAGGGGCGCTCTTGGCAGCTATTTTCGACGCAGGCGTGGATGTCGTGCTATGGACAGTAGGCGTGATGATGCTTCAGGAAAAAGGAAGCTTCTCCTTGAAAGGGCTCAAGACACTCATCAACATTCCGATGATTGCGATTGTATTTGGACTCGGTTCTGCCATCATCGGGTTTGTACCGCCTGAGCCTGTGAAGCAGCTGTTTGGAACGCTGTCCAAACTCGCCTCTCCGTTAGCCATGATGTACATTGGTATGCTCTTGCCGATGTTTTTGCGCAACAAACCGCAAGTGTCATTGAAGCTTTTGAGTATGCCACTCGCGTTTAAATTAGTTGTTTTCCCGCTGATGACGGCGGTTCTTTTGTCCGTTTTTTCAATCGACAGCGATATTGTCAGCGTTTCCCTTGTGCAAGTAGCAATGCCCACCCTGACATTGGCCTCGATCTTGTTCGGGCGCTATGCGGCAGATGAGGAGATGGGTGCCATGACGACGGTTTGTTCCACCTTGCTGGCGCTCTTGTCCATCCCGGTTGTTCTGGTCATGGGGAATTGGCTCTTGCACTAA
- a CDS encoding LysR family transcriptional regulator — protein sequence MELRQLEYFMAICEEMHFSRASEKLCTSQSNLSQQIKFLESELGVPLFDRLGKRIKLTEAGKVLLEQSRHVFSHIDYAREAIAAMKNNEGGTLTIGVLPGDADLLFDALLVEFHRLYPKTSLSVMESTRIVEQIISGEIDLGVTVLPEPDERITVIPLFHEEFALAVHPAHPLAKEKAIKFDQLQDVKMVMFPPDHQARQLINRYCIQEGFRLQPHIETTTLLSLLTLVKKGIGGCILPSLLLQNVNDDEIAIINLLHPTPSQDICLVYRKDKYMGFAARTFIDTLQAYIQSAIDNAHAPTTNKNHS from the coding sequence ATGGAGCTCAGGCAATTGGAGTATTTTATGGCAATATGTGAGGAAATGCATTTTTCCCGGGCCTCAGAAAAGCTGTGTACCTCGCAGTCTAATCTCAGCCAGCAAATCAAGTTTTTAGAGAGTGAGCTGGGTGTCCCGCTGTTTGACCGCTTAGGGAAGCGAATCAAGCTGACGGAAGCAGGAAAGGTATTGCTGGAACAGAGTCGGCATGTTTTTTCCCATATCGACTACGCACGCGAAGCGATTGCAGCCATGAAAAACAACGAAGGGGGCACGCTCACAATCGGTGTCCTGCCTGGCGATGCCGATTTGTTGTTTGATGCTCTGCTTGTAGAATTCCACCGCTTGTATCCCAAAACATCCTTATCCGTCATGGAGTCTACAAGAATAGTAGAGCAAATCATATCCGGTGAGATTGATTTGGGCGTGACTGTGTTACCTGAGCCTGATGAGAGAATCACTGTCATTCCGCTTTTTCACGAAGAGTTTGCATTGGCGGTTCATCCCGCACATCCACTTGCAAAGGAAAAGGCAATCAAGTTTGATCAGCTTCAAGATGTAAAAATGGTGATGTTTCCGCCGGATCATCAAGCGAGACAGCTCATCAATCGCTATTGCATACAGGAAGGCTTTCGCTTGCAGCCTCATATCGAAACGACCACGCTCCTGTCTCTTTTGACTCTTGTAAAAAAGGGGATCGGGGGCTGTATCCTGCCTAGTTTATTGTTGCAAAACGTAAACGACGATGAGATTGCGATCATCAACCTCTTGCATCCGACACCCAGCCAAGATATCTGTCTGGTTTATCGCAAGGACAAATATATGGGGTTCGCCGCTCGTACCTTCATCGATACGCTACAAGCATATATTCAATCGGCCATCGACAACGCCCATGCTCCCACCACGAATAAAAATCACTCGTAA
- a CDS encoding YybH family protein, translating to MEGYKQALAQYIDATNTHDFDNVEKMLHPNAIYWFSNKTCTSMSEIRAYFENAWHLIKDEVYAATDVQWIAIDQRSASCVYTYQYQGYYNGEFVTGSGRATNIFTKTETDEWKLIHEHLSGKVE from the coding sequence GTGGAAGGCTATAAACAGGCGTTAGCGCAATATATTGACGCTACTAATACACATGACTTTGACAATGTAGAAAAAATGCTTCATCCGAATGCCATTTACTGGTTTTCCAACAAGACTTGTACATCCATGAGTGAGATCCGCGCTTATTTTGAAAATGCATGGCATCTGATCAAGGATGAAGTCTATGCGGCTACGGATGTCCAGTGGATTGCTATCGATCAAAGGTCCGCTAGCTGTGTATATACGTATCAATACCAAGGCTATTACAACGGGGAATTCGTCACGGGAAGTGGTAGAGCCACGAATATTTTTACGAAAACAGAGACAGATGAATGGAAGCTCATTCATGAGCATTTGAGCGGCAAAGTTGAGTAA
- a CDS encoding amino acid ABC transporter ATP-binding protein produces the protein MITITDVHKQFNTLHVLKGISLSVEKGKVVVIIGPSGSGKTTLLRCLNALEVPTSGSVQIGDVKLDFSKKVERTSIPKLRKQTGMVFQNYNLFPHMTAVENVMEGPVTVKKEDKEKARAKAAALLTKVGLGDKLDHYPAQLSGGQQQRVGIARALAMDPQVMLFDEPTSALDPELVGEVLKVMKELAQEGMTMIVVTHEMGFAREVADEVIFMDQGVIVERDTPSHLFAKPREERTRQFLQHLK, from the coding sequence ATGATTACGATTACGGATGTGCATAAACAATTCAACACCTTACATGTACTCAAAGGCATTTCCCTCTCCGTGGAAAAAGGAAAGGTAGTCGTTATCATCGGTCCTTCAGGCTCCGGGAAAACAACCTTGCTTCGCTGCCTGAATGCACTCGAGGTTCCGACTAGCGGCAGCGTCCAAATCGGCGACGTCAAGCTGGACTTTTCCAAAAAAGTAGAGAGAACGAGCATTCCGAAGCTGCGAAAGCAGACCGGGATGGTGTTTCAAAACTACAATCTATTCCCGCACATGACAGCCGTTGAAAATGTGATGGAGGGACCTGTCACTGTCAAAAAAGAAGACAAAGAAAAAGCACGTGCGAAAGCCGCTGCTCTCCTGACAAAAGTAGGGCTCGGTGACAAGCTCGACCATTATCCAGCGCAGTTGTCTGGTGGACAACAGCAGCGTGTAGGGATTGCTCGGGCACTGGCGATGGACCCGCAAGTCATGCTATTTGACGAGCCTACCTCCGCCCTGGACCCGGAGCTCGTTGGCGAAGTGTTAAAGGTGATGAAAGAGCTTGCCCAGGAAGGGATGACGATGATCGTCGTCACGCATGAGATGGGATTCGCTCGGGAAGTTGCCGACGAGGTTATTTTCATGGACCAAGGCGTCATCGTGGAACGAGATACACCTTCCCATTTGTTCGCAAAACCGCGTGAGGAACGCACACGTCAGTTTTTGCAGCATTTGAAGTAG